Part of the Candidatus Cloacimonadota bacterium genome, CTTTCTTTTCCTGTTTATCAATATCTGAAAAAGAAATTAGATCATACTGAGTATGGCGGAGCATTACTGGTCGGATTAAATGGAATTTCCGTTATTTCGCATGGCAGAGCAAATGCGATCGCGATCAAAAATGCTGTTAAATTTGCTGTTAAGATTGCTAAATCCGGTTTTATCGAACATGCTCAAGAATATTATGAGAGGTTATAATTATGGTTGGAAAATATTATGCAAAAATCGCCGGTACAGGAATGAGTGTTCCTAAAAAAATAATGACCAATTTTGATTTTGAAAAAATCGTAAATACTTCAGACGAATGGATAAGAACCAGAACCGGTATGTCTGAAAGACACATTGCTTCGGAAAATGAAGCTGCATCAGACCTTGCTTATAATGCTGCTTTAAAGGCAATCGAATCTGCTAATATAAAAGCAAGAGAAATTGATATGATCATTGTCGGCACGATTTCCGGTGATCATCCTTTTCCTTCAACCGCTTGTATTCTCCAAAAGAGATTAGGTTTGAAAAATTTTCCTGCATTTGATTTATCTGCCGGTTGCCCGGGTTGGATCTATGCTTCCAATGTCGCTAAACAATATATTGAAAATGGAGTGTATAAAAATATTCTTGTAATTGGAGTGGAAATTCTGACAAAAATTACCAATTATCAAGATAGAAACACCTGCATTTTATTCGGAGACGGAGCAGGCGCAACCATCTTTTCCCGAGCTGAACGCAAAGATATTTCAAGAGTTATCGATTCAGAAATTTTTGCTGATGGAACTCATTATGAACTCCTAATACAAGAAGCAGGTGGTTCCAGGATGCCTGCTTCCAAAGAATCTGTAAAAAAAAATCTGCATACACTTTATATGGAAGGAAATAAGATTTTTAAGTTTGCGATCAAGTCGATGTATTCAGCTTGTGATATTGTCCTCAAAAGAAATAATCTCGATGTAAAATCCATCGATTGGTTGATAACTCACCAGGCAAATATGAGGATCATAGAAGCTCTGGGAAAGAGAATGAAGATTGATACGGATAAAGTTATCGTAAATATTGAAAAATATGCTAATACTTCTTCTGCTACCATTCCAATTGCTCTTGATGAAGCTGTGCGGGAAGGAAAAATTCGGAGAGGTGATCTGGTTTTGATGTCATCATTTGGGGCTGGATTAACATCAGGAAGCTTATTGATCAGATATTAGTATCTCAAACAATCCTGTTTGGGATAGTAAATCAATTTGCTAAATTGATCAATATTAACAAGATTGGAATTGTTTTACGAAAGTAACTTAAACTTTTATTCCGGCTTTTGACGGATTGTTTTTTAGAAGATACCAGAATTATAGTAGTTCGGAACTTGTTTCGAAACTATTGAATAAATATTTTATGAAAATAAATAAGAAGTTCAGAACAAGTTCTGAACTACAAAAAAAAGGAAAAAATTATGTCAAAAACAGCTTTTATATTTCCAGGTCAGGGAGCTCAATACATTGGGATGGCAATGGATTTTATCGAGCAAAATCCTGAATTCAAAACGATCATCGAAAACTTCGATAAAAAGAATGGAACAAATTTATTTCAAATTATGAAGGAAGGACCGGAAGAGCTTTTAAAGGAAACAAAATTCACTCAACCAGCAATCCTATTTCACAGTATTGTCGCCATGAAAACTCTTTTAAACGAGATTGATATAAAACCTGATTTTGTAGCAGGACATTCTCTTGGAGAATTTTCCGCACTCGTTGCTAATGAAGTTCTCGATTTTGAAGATGCTTTGTATCTTGTTCATCGCAGAGGTGAATTCATGATCAAAGCAAACGAAGGAAAACCTTTTGCTATGGCTGCTATTATCGGACCTGATTCAGCAAAAGTAAAAGAATTTTGTGAATCAGCATCGAGCGAAGGAATTGTCATTGCAGCTAATTATAATACTCCAGTACAAACTGTTATTTCCGGATCTAAAGCAGGGGTTGATAAAGCTTGTGAACTCGCTTCCGCAGCCGGAGCAAAAAGAGTTGTTCCGCTTGTAGTAGGAGCTCCTTTCCATT contains:
- a CDS encoding ketoacyl-ACP synthase III, with protein sequence MVGKYYAKIAGTGMSVPKKIMTNFDFEKIVNTSDEWIRTRTGMSERHIASENEAASDLAYNAALKAIESANIKAREIDMIIVGTISGDHPFPSTACILQKRLGLKNFPAFDLSAGCPGWIYASNVAKQYIENGVYKNILVIGVEILTKITNYQDRNTCILFGDGAGATIFSRAERKDISRVIDSEIFADGTHYELLIQEAGGSRMPASKESVKKNLHTLYMEGNKIFKFAIKSMYSACDIVLKRNNLDVKSIDWLITHQANMRIIEALGKRMKIDTDKVIVNIEKYANTSSATIPIALDEAVREGKIRRGDLVLMSSFGAGLTSGSLLIRY
- the fabD gene encoding [acyl-carrier-protein] S-malonyltransferase; this encodes MSKTAFIFPGQGAQYIGMAMDFIEQNPEFKTIIENFDKKNGTNLFQIMKEGPEELLKETKFTQPAILFHSIVAMKTLLNEIDIKPDFVAGHSLGEFSALVANEVLDFEDALYLVHRRGEFMIKANEGKPFAMAAIIGPDSAKVKEFCESASSEGIVIAANYNTPVQTVISGSKAGVDKACELASAAGAKRVVPLVVGAPFHSPLIEKAGNWLAEEMDKINFKTTEIPVISNVDAKPVSDPEQIKKNLAEQVTSSVLWVDSINNLIKDGVEIFIEFGPKKVLAGMIKKIDRSVKVMSIDKLEDVEKVKVELV